Proteins from a single region of Methanoculleus horonobensis:
- a CDS encoding KEOPS complex subunit Pcc1, translating into MIRIEGTIETPHSLPGCVAAALEPDNLTLIRTTAIEERVRAEIDGTRLRSIIASVDDYLMNLAIAEDVCSAATRRRQSGSEKSGVESGSNGLKNR; encoded by the coding sequence ATGATCCGGATCGAGGGCACGATCGAGACGCCGCACAGCCTCCCCGGCTGCGTGGCCGCGGCACTCGAACCCGACAACCTCACCCTGATCCGGACAACCGCGATCGAGGAGAGGGTGCGGGCCGAGATCGACGGAACCAGGCTCAGGTCGATCATCGCCTCGGTGGACGACTACCTCATGAACCTGGCGATCGCGGAGGACGTATGCAGCGCCGCCACGAGACGGCGGCAGAGCGGATCGGAGAAGTCCGGAGTGGAATCAGGATCAAATGGGCTGAAAAATCGATAA
- a CDS encoding 2,3-bisphosphoglycerate-independent phosphoglycerate mutase, with translation MIAEKVLFLVLDGISDRPCEALDGLTPLAAARTPVLDRLAAEGICGIMDSVAPGIRPGSDTSHLALLGYPPQEFYTGRGPLEAEGTGIHMTAGMIGFRCNFGTVDADGLVTDRRAGRISGTEPLAEAIRDGVDLSALGLEFRFEAGAGHRAALALVGEGLGDKVSSNDPKKEGVQPLTIRPCTDDPADRKTADACNEFIRQSGKILYHHPMNVRRMEEGLPPANLLLIRGAGKMGELPQFSERYGLSGSVISAATLISGIGKVVGLEHIPVPGTTGSADSDLDAKVRAAIGELGRKDFVLMNIKGADEAGHDGKGIQKRDFIEVIDKALAPLLDLKETLIVICADHSTPCSVKDHSADPVPVVIRGPGVRIDRTNRFDEISCAEGGLHRIRGRDLMPITLDLINKSHKYGA, from the coding sequence ATGATTGCTGAGAAGGTTCTCTTCCTGGTACTGGATGGGATCTCCGACCGCCCCTGCGAAGCGCTGGACGGATTGACCCCCCTCGCCGCCGCACGAACCCCGGTTCTCGACCGGCTCGCCGCTGAAGGCATATGCGGGATCATGGATTCCGTCGCGCCCGGGATACGGCCCGGGTCCGACACCTCCCACCTCGCCCTGCTCGGCTACCCGCCGCAGGAGTTCTACACCGGCCGCGGCCCGCTCGAGGCCGAAGGAACCGGCATCCACATGACCGCCGGGATGATCGGCTTCCGGTGCAACTTCGGCACCGTGGACGCGGACGGCCTCGTTACCGACCGCCGGGCCGGCCGGATATCCGGGACGGAACCGCTTGCAGAGGCCATCCGGGACGGCGTCGACCTCTCGGCGCTCGGCCTGGAGTTCCGGTTCGAGGCGGGCGCCGGCCACCGGGCAGCCCTCGCTCTCGTCGGGGAAGGGCTCGGCGATAAGGTCTCTTCGAACGACCCGAAGAAAGAGGGGGTGCAGCCGCTCACGATTCGGCCCTGCACCGACGACCCGGCGGACAGAAAGACCGCCGATGCCTGCAACGAGTTCATCCGCCAGTCAGGCAAGATCCTGTATCACCACCCGATGAACGTCCGGCGAATGGAGGAAGGACTGCCGCCCGCAAATCTCCTCCTGATCCGGGGTGCCGGAAAGATGGGCGAGTTGCCGCAGTTCTCCGAGCGCTACGGGCTCTCCGGGAGCGTCATCTCGGCGGCCACCCTCATCTCCGGGATCGGGAAGGTCGTGGGGCTCGAGCACATCCCGGTGCCGGGGACGACCGGGTCGGCCGACTCCGATCTCGACGCCAAGGTGCGGGCGGCGATAGGCGAACTCGGCCGGAAGGACTTCGTGCTGATGAATATCAAGGGCGCGGACGAGGCCGGTCACGACGGCAAAGGCATCCAGAAACGCGACTTCATCGAAGTGATTGATAAGGCCCTCGCGCCGCTGCTCGATCTCAAGGAGACGCTGATCGTCATCTGCGCCGACCACAGCACGCCCTGCTCGGTCAAAGACCACAGCGCCGACCCGGTTCCGGTCGTCATCCGGGGGCCGGGCGTCCGGATCGACCGGACGAACCGGTTCGACGAGATCTCGTGCGCGGAGGGTGGGCTTCACCGTATCCGCGGCCGCGATCTCATGCCGATCACCCTGGATCTAATTAATAAGAGTCATAAGTATGGGGCATGA
- a CDS encoding MFS transporter gives MNTAKRIYNVLFISVFATMLGLGIVSPLLPIYAENLGATGIWLGIIFSAFALSRSVFMPIIGRISDRRGRKWIILIGMFAYAVLSLAYIIVDSVYSLTAVRFAHGLASAMVVPIAMAYVADLSEKGKEGSHMGNFSISMFLGMGMGPLLGGFLNDTFGLDSVFYVMAALSAFATLLVGISLPEAKSGTFTVSEGNAVPLREILRLPVMRGVMVFSFISALGRGGMMVFIPIFGPLIAISPTEVGIVLSANTFLMALLQVPMGRITDTGNKVTLIVVGSAITALAIAVIPLSGSFGPLLLITSFVGIGGAIQQPAIMALTVDAGRTIGMGTSMGAYNTVFGIGMIIAPLMGGVFMDYIGIDAVFYVGGAISLLGTVIFAVMMQRSARAADKNESPGSG, from the coding sequence ATGAATACCGCCAAACGCATCTATAACGTCTTATTCATCTCCGTCTTCGCCACCATGCTCGGGCTCGGGATCGTCAGCCCGCTGCTGCCCATCTACGCGGAGAACCTCGGTGCGACCGGCATCTGGCTCGGCATCATCTTCTCAGCCTTTGCTCTCTCCCGGTCGGTCTTCATGCCCATCATCGGCCGGATATCCGATCGCCGGGGGAGGAAATGGATCATCCTCATCGGCATGTTCGCGTACGCGGTTCTGTCGCTTGCGTATATCATCGTCGACAGTGTTTACTCGCTCACCGCAGTCCGCTTCGCCCACGGCCTCGCATCGGCCATGGTCGTCCCGATAGCCATGGCCTACGTCGCCGACCTCTCGGAGAAGGGGAAAGAGGGGAGCCATATGGGGAACTTCTCCATCTCGATGTTCCTCGGCATGGGGATGGGGCCGCTGCTCGGGGGCTTCCTGAACGACACGTTCGGATTGGACTCGGTCTTCTACGTCATGGCCGCCCTCTCGGCGTTCGCCACGCTCCTCGTCGGCATCTCCCTTCCGGAGGCGAAAAGCGGCACGTTCACGGTTTCCGAAGGGAACGCGGTCCCGCTCCGGGAGATCCTCAGGCTCCCGGTCATGCGGGGGGTCATGGTCTTCTCCTTCATCAGCGCACTCGGGCGTGGAGGCATGATGGTCTTCATTCCGATCTTCGGCCCGCTGATCGCGATCAGTCCCACCGAGGTGGGCATCGTCCTCTCCGCGAACACCTTCCTGATGGCGCTCCTCCAGGTGCCGATGGGAAGGATCACCGATACCGGGAACAAGGTCACCCTGATCGTCGTGGGTTCGGCAATAACAGCGCTGGCGATCGCTGTGATTCCTCTATCGGGATCGTTTGGCCCCCTGCTCCTGATCACCTCCTTCGTCGGTATCGGGGGGGCCATCCAGCAGCCGGCCATCATGGCCCTGACGGTCGATGCGGGCCGAACGATCGGGATGGGAACTTCGATGGGCGCCTACAACACGGTCTTCGGGATCGGCATGATCATCGCACCGTTGATGGGGGGCGTCTTCATGGACTACATCGGCATCGACGCCGTCTTCTACGTAGGCGGCGCGATAAGCCTCCTCGGAACCGTGATCTTCGCGGTGATGATGCAGAGGAGCGCCCGCGCAGCCGATAAGAATGAGAGTCCCGGGTCCGGATAG
- a CDS encoding polymer-forming cytoskeletal protein: protein MEPTGDHDWIKGCTLPDNTELQERTLKTEQDIVIGERCRIDYGLFGNDVVVCEFSKINGNIVASGDARIDNWCEINGDVVVEEDAYLGEGVKILGKLVVKGDLDIGDNVQIERGFEAKGWISIRNPMPVIIYIVMYLVAVLGIEKEEELSSVLEKLFGDDDETTPTATPLMIPGGAVLNMQTFAVPEKMAVGAGCRLHGNIRAGSIAVREETTIFGSLHAREGASIARGTAVHGDVQSDGDVTIEQEVHILGNVSCKRLTLHEDARVDGVIRAPGGMKIERRAA from the coding sequence ATGGAACCGACAGGAGACCACGACTGGATCAAGGGCTGCACCCTCCCGGACAATACCGAGCTCCAGGAGAGGACGCTCAAGACCGAACAGGATATCGTCATCGGCGAGCGGTGCCGGATCGATTACGGCCTCTTCGGCAACGATGTCGTGGTCTGTGAATTCAGCAAGATCAACGGCAACATCGTTGCAAGCGGCGACGCCAGGATAGACAACTGGTGCGAGATCAACGGGGACGTCGTCGTCGAGGAGGACGCCTACCTCGGCGAAGGGGTGAAGATCCTGGGCAAACTGGTCGTCAAGGGCGACCTCGATATCGGGGACAACGTCCAGATCGAGCGCGGGTTCGAGGCGAAAGGCTGGATCTCCATCCGAAACCCGATGCCGGTCATCATCTACATCGTGATGTACCTGGTGGCCGTCCTCGGGATCGAGAAGGAGGAAGAGCTGAGTTCCGTCCTCGAGAAACTCTTCGGCGACGACGACGAGACCACTCCCACCGCCACGCCGCTGATGATCCCGGGCGGCGCCGTCCTCAACATGCAGACCTTCGCCGTTCCGGAGAAGATGGCTGTCGGGGCCGGGTGCCGGCTGCACGGGAACATCCGCGCCGGCTCGATCGCCGTCCGGGAGGAGACGACGATCTTCGGGAGCCTTCATGCGCGCGAAGGTGCGAGCATCGCCAGAGGAACGGCCGTTCACGGCGACGTCCAGAGCGACGGCGACGTGACGATCGAGCAGGAAGTGCATATCCTCGGGAACGTCTCCTGCAAACGTCTCACCCTGCACGAAGACGCACGCGTGGACGGGGTCATCCGGGCGCCGGGCGGCATGAAGATCGAGAGGCGGGCGGCATGA
- a CDS encoding 30S ribosomal protein S3ae has translation MAKKKQVGRRLEGWKAKKWYRVYVPDAFGKAEIGDAISADPENMVGRVMTATLGEVVQDYSKSHIKMRFKINNVAGDAAYTEFVGHEVTRDYLRSMVKRRASRIDTIHPIVSKDKKLLRVTVVCLTLSRAEQSQVHAVRQAISQALAARAAESDFETLVKEIVSGDMARDIFKVVKTIYPIRRVEITKSKLEQVAAI, from the coding sequence ATGGCAAAGAAGAAACAGGTTGGAAGAAGGTTGGAAGGCTGGAAGGCCAAGAAGTGGTACCGTGTCTACGTACCCGACGCCTTCGGCAAAGCCGAGATCGGTGACGCCATCTCCGCCGACCCCGAGAACATGGTCGGCCGCGTCATGACCGCTACGCTCGGCGAAGTCGTGCAGGACTACTCCAAGTCCCACATCAAGATGAGGTTCAAGATCAACAACGTCGCAGGCGACGCCGCGTACACCGAGTTCGTCGGGCACGAAGTGACCCGCGACTACCTCCGGTCGATGGTCAAGCGGCGGGCATCCCGCATCGACACCATCCACCCGATCGTCAGCAAGGACAAGAAACTCCTGCGGGTGACGGTCGTCTGTCTCACCCTCTCGAGGGCCGAGCAGAGCCAGGTGCACGCCGTACGGCAGGCAATCTCGCAGGCCCTCGCTGCCAGGGCGGCAGAGAGCGACTTCGAGACCCTGGTCAAGGAGATCGTCTCCGGCGACATGGCCCGGGACATCTTCAAGGTCGTCAAGACGATCTACCCGATCCGCCGGGTCGAGATCACCAAGTCCAAACTCGAGCAGGTTGCGGCCATATAA
- a CDS encoding class I SAM-dependent methyltransferase, which produces MKVAEILEVEGCRLVEPSFSDLAVDSCTLLLLRIAPDEGRLLVDEKEEPIALALHDDEGWHAASFLFREPTLAAIECFEAVGGEIYQESRERWLSAVREYYSTELLATTFPALEDLRHDREGKIRDLLDEVWGDRAGTPCLDCCCGSGVGTAALRAGGVRALAYDNDPALLALGLSKGRLVPSDTICIDAQKASHYIDPVPLGAAFMVGEIYSYNTTLWRTIVANLLALTSETLITVGTEEEAARVEEWCTREGRKTEIFENRRDPLYDRWCCVAHQM; this is translated from the coding sequence ATGAAGGTTGCAGAGATCCTCGAGGTCGAGGGGTGCCGGCTGGTCGAGCCGTCGTTTTCGGACCTGGCGGTAGACTCGTGCACGCTGCTGCTGCTCCGGATAGCGCCGGACGAGGGCCGCCTCCTGGTCGACGAGAAGGAGGAGCCGATCGCGCTCGCGCTCCACGACGACGAGGGGTGGCACGCAGCCTCGTTCCTCTTCCGGGAGCCGACGCTCGCCGCCATCGAGTGTTTCGAGGCGGTCGGCGGCGAGATCTACCAGGAGAGCCGGGAGAGATGGCTCTCGGCGGTCCGCGAGTACTACAGCACGGAACTGCTGGCGACCACGTTCCCCGCCCTCGAAGACCTCCGCCACGACCGGGAAGGAAAGATCCGCGACCTCCTCGACGAGGTCTGGGGCGACCGCGCGGGAACACCCTGTCTCGACTGCTGCTGCGGGTCGGGGGTCGGCACCGCGGCTCTCCGGGCGGGAGGGGTGCGGGCGCTCGCCTACGACAACGATCCGGCGCTCCTCGCGCTCGGCCTCTCGAAAGGGCGTCTCGTGCCCTCAGACACCATCTGCATCGACGCGCAGAAGGCGTCCCATTATATCGACCCGGTTCCCCTCGGCGCGGCCTTCATGGTCGGGGAGATCTACTCCTACAATACAACCCTCTGGAGAACGATCGTCGCGAACCTCCTCGCTCTCACCAGCGAGACGCTGATCACCGTCGGCACGGAGGAGGAGGCTGCCAGAGTGGAAGAGTGGTGCACACGAGAAGGCAGGAAGACCGAGATCTTCGAGAACCGGCGTGATCCGCTCTACGACCGGTGGTGCTGCGTCGCACACCAGATGTGA